The nucleotide window aacaaggctagattagtggtcaaagatttcaaccaagaagaaggtatcgactacgaagaaaccttcgctcctgtggcaagattagaagccattaggatgctccttgcctatgctagtagtaataattttaaactatttcaaatggatgtcgaaagtgccttcttgaatggttttatttccgaagaagtatatgtcgaacaacctcccggatttgaaaattctcttcttcctaatcatgtattcaaattgactaaggctctctatggcttgaaacaagctcctagagcttggtatgaaaggcttagttcctttcttattttaaataattttaccaaaggcaaggatgatactacattgtttatcagacGGCAAAACTACTTCATTCATCTTATGAACAGCAGACCTTATAGTAAGTAATTCTTGTTTTGATTTTTCAAATGGACTTGTTTAAGGCCAAAATTAGTATTCATGAAAGTGTTAGGCTAATCAAATGTGAAAACATACAGGATTCAGGAAGAATTTAGTTAGATAATTTTAAGTTAAAGAAGCAATACAACAATGTTGACCATTAGAAATTTAGGTGATATAACAAAGAAGCAAAGTAATAATATATGATGATCCTCCATTTCCACAGGTAGGACTTTCTTACGGTTAAATAATAAAAGAGTTGTTTCTTGCTACTAAGGAAGCAGGTTTTGAGCAAGTCTACTGGTGCTCAGATGCTGCAATTACCCAGCATTTTGCATGTCAGAAAGATTTAAAGAAATGATTTAAACATGCAGTAGTTGACAAAACAAACCTGAAAAGAAGAAGTATCCTGCAAAAATTGTGATCCGCCATCCCTGGTATATGGCTGCTCCCAAGCGAGCATAGTCACAAAAATAAGCCTCTGAAATGCATGCTCCTGCAGTTCACCAATCAAGATTTGAAAAGTAACTAACATGAATAATAGACACAAAGTTGGATAACAGCTAAAAAACTGTTGCCAGAAACATTAGAGAACTCCTGAAATGGTGATTAATGTCAACCAATGCCTTCAAAAAGAAGCTGGTTCTGTTTCGGTAGGAAAATGACCATTTATAAATATTAGCCAGTTCAGTCTGGGCATTAGACTAATAAGCTACTATAAACTATTAAAGGGAACGGTAAAGCTTAAGAAAAGAAGTCGATTTTAATTCACCCAATCATTCCAAGGAGGGAGAGGACTATATACCCACAGACCTTTAAGCTAGGGTGGATATCAGAGCTGTCTCTCGAGAGGTACCTAAAGCAGCAATACTCCACCAGGCTCCTAGCATCAGTCCGAATGGTCTCCGGGGCGAGCGCTTCAAATATCTTCTGCATCTTCCGCCCCGTCAGACCGTTCATCCTGTACCAAACCTTGCACAAATCAGAGCATAATTCAGCGATGAGACCTAAAAACCACCACCACCAGGACACCACATCAACATCTTGAAAGATCAAGCTGAAGGCTTCCGGCTCACCTAGCGAATTGTTCGATGGAGACGACGGCGGCGAACGAAAGAAAGCCGTTCGTCGTCCTCCGATCCACTGTCATCTCAGAGGCCACGAAGACCTCCTCCTCGACGGCCATGTTCTCCAGCTCCCGCGCGGTGGCAGGCTTCCGCCCCTGCCCGGGCTTCACGATGGGCGTCGCTACCTCGGTGAGCAGCGTCCGCGCTTTGAGAAGCCACGATCGGAGCCTATCCTGCACCGCATCTATCAAGAAGCAAACCGAAAGAACAGATCAGCAAACCCGAAACGAAGCGTCGACTTTAGGGTTCCGAAGAGGACCACGTACTTGGATCGAGATCGGTGAGCTTCCACCGGTCGCCGCCACCGGAACGGAGGACAATCACAagcgggcggcggcggcggcggcggcggcgagagTGGAGGAGGTTCAACGAGCAGCCATCGGAGGGGAGCAGGAGCCGAGGAACGGGGCGGAGCGGAGGAGAGCGAgagggcagcggcggcggcggaaggACGGAGAACTGGCGGAGCATGCTTCGGCGATGCTGGGGTTGGTTGCGAAGCCGCTGAACACAATTTACGATAAGGAGAGATCGGAGTCGACGGAGACCGATCCCGTGCTCGaggaattaatatttattttttatgtttaattatTTAAAGATTAAATTGATACAGTTTACACGTGCTTAAAATAgggaaataaaaaatatgtatgtctttttttttgttttagacCTTAAATAGGACTTTAAATATATAACTTGCGGTATTAGAGACTAATGGTTTATAACTttcttcaaattattttttttttctttttttttttgtaaatgagACAGTCAGGATAATATGATTTCACTAATAAAATCATTAATATCATATATTATATCTTTACAAATTCATAAATTTATTAATGAGATCGTTTGTTAACTCACGAGTAGAGCTCATTTATAGTTGATATATCTATGAAACGAATcatctaattattttataatttataaatatacttataaattatgatatatgtggtttttaataattaaattgctgtaaaattaaaataattttttaactaTGGTTTAAACTTATGTTTATTTCTTTTTGATTGCCGAATGATCTTCAAGGTATTGTATGAAATATGTAGCAAAGATGTATAAGACAAGagttttgatatatttttggATATAATGAATGTTACACAGAATAGAGCAGAGTAGGAAAAGAGAAAGTTTTATATTTTTGACAGTTTCTCAAGATAATTCTGAATGATTCcagaataatttcataaaagaataTCACTCCCAGGAGATTTTCCCTGAGTTCATCATTTGCTTAAACCAGGTTCCCAACATTCAATATGGAATGTGGGGTTTTAACTCCTACTAGCAAGGCATATGTACTCAAACCATACAGCATATGATAACACATGCTGTCCTCATTCCACATGATTGATTTCCATTTGCATTAACCCACAACCAAGAGAAATCCCTCCAGTTATAATGATCACATTTTACCAATTAACATTCTGTAATTAACAATGCCATGCTTAGCGAACAATAATAACAATATTCTCACAAAGAACCAGAATTCATTACAACGAAAAGGACAATTAACACATACAAAGCACCACAACCCAGTTACATGGTAACCACCATCGCAAACCATGCAAGGAAAAGCATATATGAATTTACAAAACCACCTATTGGACAATAAAAAAACATACTTTAAATGACTTTAGAAAAAACCTCTACCATAGCAAGGCGATATCAGAGTCCTGGAAAATTCCAAAGAGTTGACGATCTCACCACGACATGTTATTAAGGCTTCCAAACTGTCAGGACTTCTTGGAACACCTCCAAAAGCAGCTCTCTATCAGCATGGCGAAAGAAGTTATTCATTTCATCCCTCACATCATATATCTTACCAAAATCAAACAAGTACATCAAACACCCTTTTTTTAGTTCGTTGAGTTGATACAGCCATGCTTCATGGAGCCTTTCAAGGACATTGCTGGAATTGATGTCCGCCAGAAGACTTTCCTCACAGCAGTCCTTGAGGTCAGCAATATCATACTTGTTCGCTGCACCAAGCAATGCAAGGCGATGCTTCCAGAAGTCTTCCTGTTTAATTGTCCCATATATGTAACCAAGAAGAGCTGAGCATGAATCTAGTGACATGTCCTCTATCTTGATTGTGGAGGACTCCTTTTCCTTGAGATCGTGCAGGAACATGCTTTCGAAAACGGGAGAGCTTGAAGCAAGCACAGCCTTGTGGGCCTTCAGCACACCATCAGATGTTTTGATAGTAACATCTGCATGAATACCATCTTCAAGCATACGAGAGAGGCATCGCAAAGTGCTTTTGCTTGAAAGAGACTGCAACATCCCTTCATTAGGCCATATTGAACAAGCTTCACCACCCTGTAATTGGAAATAAATCTActgtttaagaaaaaaattttagttcaattctcaaaaagttttcatGTAAGTGTCCTTTTGTTCtccaaaaatataaaagaaaatatataatcaCAGCTGATAAAGGTTCAAAAACCCACAAAATCTGCAACTCAGAACACTTACATCCAGGGGATGTATCTTCAAGTCCAGAAACTCTACATCAATTGTAAAACGCCCAAGAAAGTTAGAATCAATGGCCCAAGCAAAATCTTCACTGCTCCGGATCAGCTTCTCATTAACTACATTCAAGTTAATCAGTCAGTGGATGTTGAAAGATGCAAAACCAGGAAAACAACCCTAATTTTGTTACATGTACAAAGCAGAagattttacaaaagaaaattataactAAAAATGTAACATAAACTAACCTGAAAAACAGGTCCAGACCATGGTTCTTCCTCATGTACAGGGTCTACCCCTAGTATATTCCATTCAGCAAATGTTTCAGACACTTAGtctgcttgattttttttttgtggcaAACGATTAATTGGCATAGTTATTTATATCAAATGGTTCAACCATGTATCTAGCAAAAGCCTGTCTGGATCACATGCAAAATTCAATTACAGGCCGCTTGACCTTCTTTCTAAAGTTTTGCAGAGGTGGCAAACAAATCCAAGGTGGAAATGGCAACTTCATAACAGCGAAGATCATAAAGTtagcttcctcctctctctctccatttaTTTTGTCACACTTTAATGCCTATGTCTGCACAATGGTGGGGAATAATGTACAAACATACTGGCCATTCACAGGCCAGCAGAAGGTGTGTCATTGGAATGACAACCCTCAGTCCAAACATAAGGTACATGAGATAAATCGCCTGATCAAGGGATTAGAACAAGCAGGGTGGAAATGGATTCTAGACGTAGTGACCATGAAATTTAATTTGACAAAACAATTTGATATTGGTAAGAACGGATCCTACAGATTGTTTGTGTATGAGTACTACTTTGTAACGTATAGCAAAAGCTGTGTCCTAATTTCTCTTTCCATATGATCCATCAATACATTTATTTCCCATTTCTAATTATGAATCATGTCATTTGTACATTAATATGTGGAAGGACTTTAAGGTCCTTAGTCTCTTTACATGAGGGCCTGGCCAGAATTATTGGCTTTTGCCAACATAGTGAATATAGATATTTGAATATAATAGATATTATGATTCGCATTTAGCCTCACAATGAAAGCACAGCCCAGAACCTCATTACTGCAAGTTTTGAATGATTACCTGTaggattttgtgtgttgtatCAGTATTCAAAATCCTTTTATGTACTCGATGAAGTAAACTCAGATCCCACAACTCCAAGAGGAACACAAttttaaaaaaaaggataaagaGGTGAGCCAGGAATAGACAGAGGAAAGGGAGAAGCAAAGAAAGAAAGCAACAGAGGCAAGCTTCTTTATCTATTCCTTCTGTCTGTAATTTTCTTTAACATGGTTGCCTGAAGTGGAAATCTGTCACAGAAATGATTCTCTTACAGCCAGCTCAAGGTTGCTTGTAGAGAAGGCTTGTAGAGCAGGCCCTGAGAGCTGACTGGAGAAACTTTTCCTAAAAGTTAAAGACTGTTGTATATCCCCTTGTTTTATCCAAGAACCACAAGAACCCCCAAAAATCAGATGAAAGCTTCACCTACCTGGGTTCAGATACCCTTGTTCGCTAAAACGAGAGTGTCCAATCTTTCCATTAAACTCCATCCAGGCTAATCAATCTTGCTCTCGCCTTTTTCCCATGTccctcaacaaaaaaaaaatcacatgttTGTTCCAAGAAGCCGTTAAGTTGAGATGAAAGCGTCATCTATTTGGATTCAGATCTGGAGATCAGTCTGAAGTGTTCATGGGCTTAAGGTCAACCTTCTTTGCTAAGATAAGAATGTCCAATCCTTGGAACAAAGTCCAACCAAGCTAATTAATCTCGCACTCGCCTCTTTTCCATGTCCTCAACCTAAAAACTCACATCTTTAATGGCGTGACCTCACCTTTTCCGCGCCGAAATTTTAATTTGCACAACCAAAGGCAAAGGAATCAACCAATTTACACCTAGATTAAGAATTTACCTGCATCAGTCCTAAAAATTCCACCTTTAACAAGTAATTACGCCTAGTCCAAGAAATCCAACGATCTAAGACCAAAAGACAAGGCAATTAAAGATCCTCGAGAGAGGTGGGAATACCAGGGGAGATACAGGGGCGGCGACCAGGCGCAGGGCTGGAGACACGGAGCACGAATTTGGCGACGGGTGGCTGCTCCTTGGAGACGCGGGATGGCTCCGGGAATAACCGGATGTGCACGTACCGATTCTTCTCGACGGATAAGTACCTGAATCCCCAACATGAATGCAAGAAAGAGAGGATGTTGAATCGAGAAAGCAGAGGAGAGGGGTCGAGGGAGAAGCGAACCAGTTCCAGATGCCGATCTTGAAAGCGTCGGAGCGGCGATAGGTGCAGGGCCCGAAGCTCTCGATCTTCCACTGCGCCAACCTTGAGATGGTTTCCACCTTGGAGTCGCTCGCGCTCCTCTCTCCGCCGCTCATCTCCACTGCTTTGCCTGCCCAGCGTCGGCTGGTCGGTGACGCGTCAACTCTTAGCGCAACACAACACAATTTGGAGTGGTAGTCATAATATGTCTCCCAAAGCAATTGCTGCTATATGAAGGAACGGATCATATCACCTTCCATCTTTTATAGATGAAATGTTTCCGTGATCAAATTGGAAATATGTGTACTAAGCATTAGGCATATGTATCTTATAATACATTAATTGCTGCTACAAAGAAAAGGATCATGAAATTAGCTTAGAAAAAAAGGTCCCACCGGGATTCGAACCCAGGTCGCCAGATTCAAAGTCTGGAGTGCTAACCACTACACCATGGAACCCAATTATGTCTTTCAttttacaaaattatatatataattaatattaaaagaAAAGGTTACAACGAAGGCAGATTAAACCCAACAAAAAATATTCGAGTACAATTCCGACGAAATATGGATATTTTAAGGAAATTCAACCCACGATTATTCCTAAACGAATATTAAAAATCATACTAAATTAAAGTTatgttcaaaaaaaatattaggaAGAAAAGACCTCTTTTATCGAgaatctcataaatcaataattaCATGACATATCATATGTAAAAgttgattttatctttttttctgaagaaaattaaatttttaatattataatagattTTGATTATATGATACGGAGAAGGGTTAAGAGTCAACCAAGATGCACTTTCTAATGTCTTAGGTTAAGTgccaaagaaacaaaaaaaaaaaaaaaagtcggaGACCCTTTAGGAGCAGTATTAGATTTCTTTTGATGTTTATGTTTATATACACCGAAAGGATTGGATCAATGTGTTTAGTCAAATAATACTTATTGTCAAAAATATATGAGGATCTTTTTATAGTACAACAAATAATCATCAGATTGAGATCGTGATAAACACCaggaatgatgatacatgttatcCAGCCAATAATAAGATGGTAAAATTATGTGTCAAATTTAGAGATATAGGATAATGATTTACTAAATCAACTTTCCAATCAGTAACAGGTCAGCCTCATAAACTTGAATCATCTGAGTAGACTATAAGCGGAGATGACGTATCACTATACGAGGATGACATGTCAACGAAAGCTTACTTGTCATATCTCCCTTTAACAAAAGCTTAAAgggattttttttcattttttttgcgCTAGAAGAATTATCTTGTGAAATTAGAAAGTGGGCAATTGCTTATCTTATAAAATACATATCAAATAAGCAAGATTGAATAATCTCATTCTGTGAtactatttaattaagtaagatatattatagatatgattagattcttattatggttattggccaatagaaaagaagtccatgttaaaataggattccttaggagataaccttgatgggaggaactctcctaataatttatcCTAAAGCCTTTGCTCTAACCTATAAATAGACACAACCTCTAGGGGCTAAGTGTACATCTGAGTAGCATCCATTTCAATCTTAGCATAAAATTTTTTTtgcattacagatagcatgattatagattttatgctaactaTTGGTTTTAGAGCaaagttcttgagatcaaatatattagatctattatttttgtttacgatgcctgaatgattcgtcggatattattgatctattttttctatatgatttgctctatcACTAGCAATATatcgatgaatttactgtttaTTATTATCGATGTTATTGAGACGATCATCTCTGTTGATCGTTGTCGACGAAGGGTCGTGTACCACCCCTTGTGAGCGATAGCGGCACCATGGGCATCCCGCACTGCTTGTGAACACAGTGCTTGTGGAAGGGTGGTGGCTGTAGATGGCGGTAGCCGCTGCCCCCGGTGGACAAAGGGTGACGACAGCGGTTGCACGCGGGCAGGTACCGCTGTAGTGATCGCGCACTAGCAATAGCCGCGGCCAGTCGTGCGCACTATCCACAAGTAGGAAAGGCCGCAACGGCCACGCGTAAGCAGCAGTAGTGCTGCATGCAGCGGCGCAGGCTGGAACCACCACAGCAACCGCGTGCAAGCAGCGACAGCGCCGCACATAGTGGCACAGGCTGGAACCGCCGTAGTAGCAGCACCGCACGCGCAAGCGACGACGGCAAGGttgattagggttttggcataattatgattttgacctcgaggctagggttttacaaaattatagttctgccatttgtaaattttgt belongs to Musa acuminata AAA Group cultivar baxijiao chromosome BXJ1-11, Cavendish_Baxijiao_AAA, whole genome shotgun sequence and includes:
- the LOC135597328 gene encoding BTB/POZ domain-containing protein At1g21780-like encodes the protein MSGGERSASDSKVETISRLAQWKIESFGPCTYRRSDAFKIGIWNWYLSVEKNRYVHIRLFPEPSRVSKEQPPVAKFVLRVSSPAPGRRPCISPVNEKLIRSSEDFAWAIDSNFLGRFTIDVEFLDLKIHPLDGGEACSIWPNEGMLQSLSSKSTLRCLSRMLEDGIHADVTIKTSDGVLKAHKAVLASSSPVFESMFLHDLKEKESSTIKIEDMSLDSCSALLGYIYGTIKQEDFWKHRLALLGAANKYDIADLKDCCEESLLADINSSNVLERLHEAWLYQLNELKKGCLMYLFDFGKIYDVRDEMNNFFRHADRELLLEVFQEVLTVWKP